In Symmachiella dynata, the following are encoded in one genomic region:
- a CDS encoding Gfo/Idh/MocA family protein, producing MSAEITRRKFLATTATTAAAIAAASEASAFAPQAEPIRVGLIGCGGIMSSHVRRIVARGLPVEFTHLCDVDDHQPERRGIAKAISGFQKQEPQRTRNFEEVLEDKTVQAVIVATPHHQHAPIALPAMQAGKDIYLEKPGSHVFSEGPLYIAAAKKYNVVFQHGSQMRSSPVTESAGELLASGIIGEVKMTKAWNCQNREVRKPVADAKPPAGVDYDRWLGPAPERPFNENRFHQYWRVFRDYGNGDIGDDGIHDIDMARWGLGVTKHPNRITAHGSTIAKQGDRDYPDNMMVAFHYDDGKVLLYEDRLFTPYGYRGFDSGNTFYGTEGYMIFSRRGYYQVYLGAKEKEGPTVPREIRGGAGRGYDEHMDNFLKCVRTRETASCTPEIAHLSCSLVHLGEIAFRAQDVINFDPATETIQDNPAATKLLTKTYRAPYGLPDTI from the coding sequence ATGTCCGCCGAAATCACCCGCCGGAAATTTTTGGCGACCACCGCCACCACAGCTGCAGCCATCGCCGCTGCGTCGGAAGCATCCGCATTTGCACCACAGGCGGAACCGATCCGCGTGGGACTCATCGGTTGTGGCGGGATTATGAGCAGCCACGTCCGACGGATCGTGGCCCGCGGCCTGCCGGTGGAATTCACCCACCTGTGCGACGTGGACGACCACCAACCGGAACGGCGGGGGATTGCTAAGGCGATCAGCGGATTTCAAAAACAGGAGCCCCAACGCACTCGGAATTTTGAGGAGGTGCTGGAGGACAAAACCGTGCAAGCGGTCATCGTCGCCACGCCGCACCACCAGCATGCGCCAATTGCCCTGCCGGCCATGCAAGCCGGTAAAGACATCTACCTCGAAAAACCGGGATCGCACGTCTTTTCCGAAGGCCCGCTGTATATCGCCGCCGCCAAGAAATACAACGTCGTGTTCCAGCACGGGTCGCAAATGCGATCCAGTCCGGTGACCGAAAGCGCGGGGGAACTGTTGGCGTCGGGAATCATTGGCGAGGTCAAAATGACCAAAGCCTGGAATTGCCAAAACCGAGAGGTTCGCAAACCTGTCGCCGATGCAAAACCGCCAGCCGGAGTCGATTACGACCGTTGGCTGGGACCGGCCCCGGAGCGGCCCTTCAATGAAAACCGCTTCCATCAATATTGGCGGGTCTTTCGCGACTACGGCAACGGGGACATCGGCGACGATGGGATTCACGATATCGACATGGCCCGCTGGGGACTGGGCGTGACTAAGCATCCCAATCGCATCACCGCACACGGCAGCACGATCGCCAAACAGGGGGACCGCGATTATCCCGACAACATGATGGTCGCTTTCCATTACGACGACGGCAAGGTACTGCTGTATGAGGACCGGTTGTTCACGCCGTATGGCTATCGCGGCTTCGACAGCGGAAACACGTTTTACGGCACCGAAGGCTATATGATTTTTTCTCGCCGCGGTTACTATCAGGTGTATTTAGGGGCGAAGGAAAAAGAAGGGCCGACCGTCCCCCGGGAAATCCGCGGCGGCGCCGGACGGGGATACGATGAACACATGGACAATTTCCTAAAGTGCGTCCGCACCCGGGAAACAGCGAGCTGTACGCCGGAAATCGCGCACCTCTCTTGTTCGCTAGTGCACCTGGGCGAAATCGCCTTTCGCGCGCAAGACGTTATCAACTTTGACCCAGCGACCGAAACAATCCAAGACAATCCCGCAGCTACCAAACTACTGACCAAAACTTACCGTGCTCCCTACGGGTTGCCTGACACTATTTAA
- the hisC gene encoding histidinol-phosphate transaminase, with protein MSLFRPNIDRIEGYVPGEQPQTTDWVKLNTNENPYPPSPRVFEAIQAAATDRLRLYPDPIATEFRTVAAELFGVDADWVLPANGSDENLTIIIRSFVDPGELVVSPYPSYILYETLVEIQGGRHRRLPLNADWSWDMQTCRPLIEQAKLALVPNPNSPSGNRWSLDEIAELIPPQGMFVLDEAYGDFPDQPHCGEIFSRPAGERVIVTRSFSKSYSLAGIRMGFAVAHPDVITGMRKVKDSYNCDGIALAAATAALRDQQWMLENTAKIQKTRAILSATLVELGFNVVNSQANFVWATHPQREHREIFEALKQRNILVRFMTYPDVTYQDKPLTGLRVTIGTDEQNEILSAALREIV; from the coding sequence ATGAGCCTTTTCCGTCCTAATATTGATCGCATCGAGGGCTACGTTCCCGGCGAACAACCGCAGACCACCGACTGGGTGAAGTTGAACACCAACGAAAACCCCTATCCCCCCTCGCCGCGGGTGTTCGAGGCCATCCAAGCCGCGGCGACCGATCGCTTGCGACTCTACCCCGATCCGATCGCCACAGAATTTCGGACGGTGGCAGCGGAGCTTTTCGGTGTCGACGCCGATTGGGTCTTGCCTGCCAACGGTAGCGACGAAAATCTGACGATCATCATCCGTTCCTTTGTCGACCCGGGCGAGTTGGTGGTCTCCCCGTACCCAAGTTACATCCTCTATGAAACGTTGGTCGAGATTCAGGGGGGCCGCCATCGTCGTTTGCCGCTCAATGCCGATTGGTCGTGGGACATGCAGACTTGTCGGCCGTTGATTGAACAAGCCAAGCTGGCGCTGGTCCCCAATCCCAATTCCCCCTCGGGCAATCGCTGGAGCTTAGACGAGATCGCGGAACTGATTCCGCCGCAGGGAATGTTCGTCCTCGATGAAGCCTACGGCGATTTTCCCGACCAGCCGCATTGCGGCGAAATCTTCTCCCGTCCCGCCGGTGAGCGGGTGATTGTCACCCGGTCGTTTAGCAAATCGTATTCTCTGGCCGGCATCCGCATGGGCTTCGCCGTCGCGCATCCCGATGTCATCACCGGCATGCGGAAGGTCAAGGACAGCTACAACTGCGACGGCATTGCTTTGGCCGCCGCTACTGCCGCACTGCGCGATCAACAATGGATGCTGGAGAACACCGCCAAAATTCAAAAAACGCGGGCGATCTTATCGGCGACGCTGGTTGAACTTGGTTTCAACGTCGTCAACAGCCAAGCCAATTTCGTCTGGGCCACGCACCCGCAGCGTGAACACCGCGAAATCTTTGAAGCCCTCAAACAGCGAAATATTCTCGTGCGGTTCATGACCTACCCCGACGTCACCTACCAGGACAAACCGCTCACCGGATTGCGGGTGACCATCGGCACCGATGAGCAAAACGAAATCCTCTCAGCCGCCCTGCGCGAAATCGTCTGA
- the gltX gene encoding glutamate--tRNA ligase codes for MSAVRTRFAPSPTGYMHIGGMRTALFNWLWARHNGGQFILRIDDTDQQRNMDAAIGPILRAFRWLGLDWDEGVEVGGPHGPYFQSQRGDLYQAAAARLLEQGLAYRCYSTPEEIAADRAAAEAEKRQYVHVRRSLELTDAQLQQYHEENRPYVVRFLMPRDEAIVIDDLIRGRVEFDPKLISDPVIMRTDQTPLYNFATVIDDSHAEISHVIRAEEHLSNTPIQLRIHEALGHTPPLFAHVPYVAAPGTKEKLSKRKLDKYRNNPQFKRLFERGDEILPKIGLGDSAGLDPVMVEYYERMGYLPDAMVNGLARLGWSLDDKTEIMSRKTIVDNFSLDRVIKSPAGLDPDKLLSYQAHWMGELSDEEKMDACLPYLTAAKFIEDPDDDKTREFIGRLIAAVADRLKVFSDILDYEEFFVADDALQYDEKAFAKRITKPEDAVDLLTKFQPVLETVEPFDAANLETALKSFVEEQDTKIGRIIHALRIAVTGKPAGPGMFDCLELLGRERCVSRITLVLSRV; via the coding sequence ATGTCCGCCGTCCGTACGCGTTTTGCTCCCAGTCCCACCGGTTATATGCATATCGGCGGCATGCGGACCGCCTTGTTCAATTGGCTGTGGGCACGGCACAACGGGGGGCAATTTATTCTACGAATCGACGATACCGATCAGCAACGCAATATGGATGCGGCGATCGGGCCGATTCTTCGCGCGTTCCGCTGGTTGGGACTCGATTGGGACGAAGGGGTCGAAGTCGGCGGCCCGCACGGACCCTATTTTCAGTCTCAACGAGGCGACCTTTACCAAGCGGCCGCGGCACGACTGCTGGAACAGGGTTTGGCCTATCGCTGTTATTCCACCCCGGAAGAAATCGCCGCCGATCGCGCCGCTGCGGAGGCGGAAAAGCGGCAGTATGTGCATGTACGGCGGTCGTTGGAATTGACCGACGCACAACTCCAGCAATACCACGAAGAAAACCGGCCCTACGTCGTACGGTTTTTGATGCCCCGCGACGAGGCGATCGTGATCGACGACCTGATTCGTGGCCGCGTGGAATTCGATCCGAAACTGATTTCCGATCCGGTGATTATGCGGACCGATCAGACGCCGCTCTATAATTTTGCGACGGTGATTGACGATTCCCACGCGGAAATCTCGCACGTGATTCGCGCCGAAGAGCATCTTTCTAACACGCCGATTCAACTGCGAATTCACGAAGCGCTCGGCCACACCCCGCCGCTATTTGCCCACGTGCCCTATGTCGCTGCTCCGGGAACCAAAGAAAAACTCAGCAAACGCAAGCTGGATAAATACCGCAACAATCCCCAGTTCAAACGCCTGTTCGAGCGGGGGGACGAGATCCTACCCAAAATCGGTCTGGGTGATTCGGCTGGTCTCGATCCGGTGATGGTCGAGTATTACGAACGGATGGGCTATCTGCCCGACGCCATGGTCAACGGCCTCGCGCGGCTGGGATGGTCGTTGGACGACAAAACGGAAATCATGTCGCGGAAAACAATCGTCGATAACTTTTCGCTAGATCGCGTGATCAAATCCCCGGCAGGGTTGGATCCCGATAAATTGCTCAGCTATCAGGCGCACTGGATGGGCGAACTGTCGGACGAAGAAAAGATGGACGCCTGTTTGCCGTATTTGACCGCCGCTAAATTTATCGAGGATCCTGACGACGACAAAACACGGGAATTTATCGGCCGGTTGATCGCCGCAGTGGCGGACCGCTTGAAGGTGTTCAGCGACATTCTGGATTATGAAGAGTTTTTCGTCGCCGACGACGCGCTACAATACGATGAAAAAGCGTTCGCCAAGCGAATCACCAAGCCCGAGGACGCCGTAGACCTCTTGACAAAATTCCAGCCGGTTTTGGAAACTGTGGAGCCGTTTGACGCGGCCAACTTGGAGACGGCGCTGAAGTCGTTTGTCGAAGAACAGGACACGAAAATCGGCCGGATCATCCACGCGCTGCGGATCGCCGTCACCGGTAAACCCGCCGGTCCGGGGATGTTTGATTGTTTGGAGCTGTTGGGCCGCGAGCGGTGCGTGTCACGGATTACATTGGTGCTGTCTCGCGTTTAA
- a CDS encoding aldehyde dehydrogenase family protein, with protein sequence MDDIFPCFVAGKAVASSTTFDVTNPYNNEVIAQVAQVTPAETEQAIQAALEGGEPLSRYRRYEILNAARDLLLERSDAFARLICAESGLCLRETRYEVGRASDVFQFAAMEALKDDGQIFSCDVSPTGKARKIFTVREPVKLISAITPFNHPLNQVVHKLAPAIAAGAPVLLKPSEKTPLTAIRCAELLYEAGLPGWMLSVLLGPLDEVAKTMVTDPRVELVTFTGSVNIGKQIAHEAGYKKVVLELGGNSPLIILDDADMDLAVHLAAEGCFRNSGQRCTAVKRLLVHEKILAEFTQRFVERAAEYVVGNPAEEQTRVGTVIDEAAAMRLESVVNDAVAAGAKVLLGGERRGAQLSPTVIADVPRDAEMVVCESFGPLAPIMSVRDIDDAIELANATDFGLSSGVVTDSLDHALRAVKGIRTGTVNINEVPGYRIECSPFGGVKDSGLGIKEGVIEAMKCMSNVKTFSLPF encoded by the coding sequence TTGGACGACATATTCCCCTGTTTCGTCGCCGGCAAGGCTGTTGCGTCGAGCACGACTTTTGACGTTACGAATCCTTACAACAACGAAGTCATCGCCCAGGTTGCGCAGGTCACACCGGCTGAGACAGAGCAGGCCATCCAAGCGGCACTTGAGGGTGGCGAACCGTTGTCACGGTACCGGCGGTACGAGATTCTCAACGCAGCCCGCGACCTACTATTGGAACGCAGCGATGCCTTCGCGCGGTTGATCTGTGCCGAATCGGGACTCTGCCTGCGGGAAACACGCTACGAAGTCGGCCGGGCGAGCGATGTGTTTCAATTCGCCGCCATGGAAGCCCTGAAGGATGACGGGCAGATTTTCTCCTGCGACGTCTCCCCGACCGGCAAGGCGCGGAAGATATTCACGGTGCGCGAACCGGTGAAATTGATCTCGGCGATCACGCCTTTTAATCATCCATTGAATCAGGTCGTCCACAAATTGGCACCGGCAATTGCCGCCGGCGCGCCGGTCTTGCTCAAGCCATCGGAAAAAACCCCGCTCACCGCCATTCGCTGTGCGGAGTTGCTCTACGAAGCGGGACTGCCCGGTTGGATGTTGAGCGTGCTGCTGGGACCATTAGACGAGGTGGCGAAAACCATGGTGACTGATCCCCGTGTGGAATTGGTCACCTTCACCGGCAGCGTCAACATCGGCAAACAGATCGCCCACGAAGCCGGATACAAAAAGGTCGTGTTGGAATTGGGCGGAAATTCGCCGCTGATCATTCTTGACGATGCCGACATGGACTTGGCCGTTCATTTGGCGGCCGAGGGGTGTTTCCGCAATTCCGGCCAACGGTGCACGGCCGTCAAACGGTTGTTGGTGCACGAGAAAATCCTTGCCGAATTCACACAGCGATTTGTGGAACGGGCAGCAGAGTACGTTGTCGGCAATCCGGCCGAGGAACAGACGCGCGTGGGGACCGTGATTGACGAAGCGGCGGCGATGCGATTGGAGTCGGTTGTCAACGATGCGGTCGCTGCTGGGGCCAAGGTACTGCTGGGCGGCGAGCGGCGCGGTGCACAGTTGTCGCCAACGGTCATTGCGGATGTCCCTCGCGATGCGGAGATGGTGGTTTGTGAATCGTTCGGCCCGCTGGCGCCGATCATGTCGGTCCGTGATATCGATGATGCGATCGAATTGGCCAACGCCACCGATTTCGGTTTGTCCTCAGGCGTCGTCACCGACAGCCTGGACCATGCGCTGCGGGCGGTCAAAGGCATTCGTACCGGCACGGTCAACATCAATGAAGTCCCCGGCTACCGCATCGAATGTTCACCCTTCGGCGGCGTCAAAGATTCCGGTCTAGGCATCAAAGAGGGGGTTATCGAGGCGATGAAGTGCATGTCGAACGTGAAGACGTTTTCGCTGCCCTTTTAA
- the hisB gene encoding imidazoleglycerol-phosphate dehydratase HisB, whose product MSRTANIDRQTAETQIKLTLNLDGTGQSKIQTGVGFFDHMLTLLARHGLLDLEIDCNGDLEVDQHHTVEDVGICLGLAIAEALGDKKGITRYGGKTLPMEETLITSAVDLSGRAWFVYKVEFPTEKIGEFDSQLVEDFWQAVSANAKINLHLVLHHGRNSHHISEGIFKTTARALREAVSIDPRETSVPSTKGTL is encoded by the coding sequence ATGAGTCGCACCGCCAACATCGACCGCCAAACCGCCGAAACGCAGATCAAGCTCACGCTGAACCTCGACGGCACGGGACAATCCAAAATTCAAACCGGCGTCGGTTTTTTTGACCACATGCTGACGCTGCTCGCGCGGCATGGATTGTTGGATTTGGAGATCGACTGCAACGGCGACCTGGAAGTCGACCAACACCATACGGTCGAGGATGTGGGCATCTGTCTGGGGCTAGCGATCGCTGAAGCGTTGGGAGATAAAAAAGGCATCACCCGCTATGGCGGCAAGACATTGCCCATGGAAGAGACGCTGATCACCTCAGCTGTCGATTTGAGCGGACGCGCGTGGTTTGTCTACAAGGTCGAATTTCCCACGGAGAAAATCGGCGAGTTCGATTCGCAATTGGTCGAAGATTTTTGGCAAGCGGTCTCGGCCAACGCCAAAATAAATCTGCATTTGGTCCTGCACCACGGCCGCAACAGCCACCACATCTCAGAAGGCATCTTCAAAACCACTGCCCGCGCCCTCCGCGAAGCGGTCAGCATCGATCCCCGCGAAACCTCGGTCCCCTCGACCAAAGGCACACTGTAG
- the phnA gene encoding phosphonoacetate hydrolase, translating to MTTFGDISTQEFTINDRTYRPPARPIVVICIDGCADEYLSISIAKGRMPNVARIAGEGYRGLVRGALPSFTNVNNSSICTGVAPAVHGICGNFFLDPDTGEEVMMNSAKYLRAETILAAAANAGRKVAMVTAKEKLRDILSHNLTGIAFSAEKANEAQLSTHGIDDVEELVGAPTPEIYSGDASLYVLQAGAALVEQGRADFLYLSLTDFMQHKFDPWQEESLEFHAGIDREIGRLLDAGAIVAATADHGMNAKQTADGSPNVIYLEPLLAEEFDANIKVILPITDPYVAHHGALGSLAMVHLPDSVRTDPVISRLMEIEGITEVHCRASAVRKLELAPDRIGDLVVLSGRDVVLGRSPEHHDLKAVASGLRSHGGRYEEMVPLLVSEPLNDAYCRKASGDPRNFDVFDFAVNGTKP from the coding sequence ATGACCACATTCGGCGACATCTCCACCCAAGAATTTACCATCAATGACCGCACCTATCGTCCGCCTGCGCGGCCGATTGTGGTGATTTGTATCGATGGCTGTGCGGACGAATATCTCAGCATCTCGATCGCCAAAGGCCGCATGCCAAACGTGGCGCGAATTGCTGGTGAGGGATATCGCGGGCTGGTGCGCGGGGCGTTGCCGTCGTTTACGAACGTGAATAATTCATCGATCTGCACTGGCGTCGCTCCAGCGGTGCATGGGATTTGCGGCAACTTCTTCCTCGATCCCGATACGGGTGAAGAGGTGATGATGAATTCGGCCAAATATCTACGGGCCGAAACGATTCTGGCTGCTGCGGCCAATGCGGGACGCAAGGTTGCGATGGTCACGGCCAAAGAGAAACTGCGGGATATTTTGTCGCACAACTTAACGGGCATCGCTTTTTCGGCGGAGAAGGCAAACGAAGCCCAGCTGTCCACGCACGGTATCGACGACGTCGAAGAACTGGTCGGTGCCCCCACGCCGGAGATTTATAGCGGCGACGCCAGTTTATATGTGCTCCAAGCGGGAGCCGCATTGGTCGAACAGGGACGGGCCGATTTTTTGTATCTGTCACTGACTGACTTTATGCAACACAAGTTTGATCCCTGGCAAGAAGAATCATTGGAGTTCCATGCGGGGATCGACCGCGAGATCGGACGACTGCTTGATGCCGGTGCGATCGTGGCGGCAACCGCCGATCATGGTATGAACGCCAAACAAACTGCAGACGGCAGTCCGAATGTGATTTACCTTGAACCGCTGTTGGCCGAAGAATTCGACGCAAACATCAAGGTCATTCTGCCGATCACCGATCCCTACGTCGCGCATCACGGGGCGTTGGGGTCGTTGGCTATGGTGCACCTGCCCGATTCGGTGCGGACCGATCCAGTAATTTCTCGGCTGATGGAAATCGAGGGGATTACGGAAGTCCATTGCCGAGCTTCGGCGGTCCGTAAACTGGAACTGGCCCCCGATCGGATCGGCGACTTGGTCGTGCTGTCGGGCCGCGACGTTGTGTTGGGTCGGTCCCCGGAGCACCATGATCTCAAAGCCGTTGCCAGTGGACTCCGCTCGCATGGCGGACGATACGAGGAGATGGTCCCGCTGCTGGTCTCGGAACCATTGAACGATGCGTACTGCCGCAAGGCGAGTGGCGATCCGCGAAATTTCGACGTATTCGATTTCGCCGTCAATGGGACAAAGCCGTGA
- a CDS encoding 2-aminoethylphosphonate--pyruvate transaminase, with translation MNSTPTSPPDKVLFTPGPLSTSPTVKQAMLRDVGSWDQEFIDIVQRIRSQLLTLAGVSKAAGYEAVPLQGSGSFGVEAAIGCGVPPGGKMLSLVNGAYGERIVKMAQHLKIDQVVLRTEEHEIPDVEKLRQTLADDAEITNVIVVHCETTTGIVNPIEEIGNVVAAAGRIYTVDAMSSFGALPIDLPACHIDYLISSANKCLQGVPGFSFVLARRAVLEASEGHARSLCLDLLDQWQAFETHGRFRYSPPTHSFLALEQALVELEAEGGMAGRAARYEENRRTLIAGMRRLGFREYLQPEQQSCIISTFHYPADPKFNFNTFYNVLKERGSIIYPGKLGDVDCFRIGTIGHMFPADVENLLAAIEDAIGVMELDMTMVAAC, from the coding sequence ATGAATTCAACACCAACCTCCCCACCCGATAAAGTTCTCTTTACGCCCGGGCCGTTGTCGACCAGTCCGACGGTTAAGCAGGCGATGTTGCGCGATGTGGGGTCGTGGGACCAGGAATTTATTGACATTGTGCAGCGGATTCGCAGCCAACTGCTGACGCTCGCCGGTGTCTCGAAAGCAGCGGGTTACGAAGCGGTTCCCCTCCAGGGGAGTGGATCGTTTGGCGTCGAAGCGGCAATTGGATGCGGCGTTCCGCCCGGCGGAAAAATGTTGTCGCTGGTCAACGGAGCCTACGGCGAGCGAATTGTCAAAATGGCGCAGCACTTGAAAATCGATCAGGTGGTATTGCGCACTGAGGAACATGAAATCCCCGATGTCGAAAAATTGCGGCAAACCTTGGCCGATGACGCAGAGATTACGAACGTGATCGTCGTGCATTGCGAGACGACGACGGGGATCGTGAATCCGATCGAAGAAATCGGCAATGTTGTCGCTGCGGCGGGGCGGATTTATACGGTTGATGCGATGAGTTCGTTCGGCGCGTTGCCCATTGATTTGCCGGCCTGCCACATTGACTATTTGATTTCATCGGCCAACAAATGTCTGCAAGGCGTGCCGGGGTTCTCGTTTGTACTGGCACGGCGCGCGGTCTTGGAAGCGAGCGAAGGCCATGCCCGTAGTCTGTGTCTGGATTTACTCGATCAATGGCAGGCGTTTGAAACACACGGCCGGTTTCGCTACTCCCCGCCGACACATAGTTTTCTGGCATTAGAACAGGCGTTGGTCGAACTAGAAGCCGAAGGCGGCATGGCCGGGCGTGCGGCACGGTACGAAGAAAATCGCCGCACCCTGATCGCCGGGATGCGACGGCTCGGTTTTCGTGAATACCTACAGCCGGAACAACAAAGCTGCATCATCTCGACATTTCATTACCCCGCGGATCCAAAGTTCAATTTCAACACGTTTTACAATGTGCTTAAAGAACGGGGCAGCATCATCTATCCCGGCAAACTGGGCGACGTCGATTGTTTCCGCATCGGCACCATTGGACACATGTTCCCGGCTGATGTGGAGAACCTGTTGGCGGCCATTGAAGATGCGATCGGGGTGATGGAATTGGACATGACGATGGTGGCTGCGTGCTGA
- a CDS encoding acryloyl-CoA reductase: protein MSTEPFACYLVEKDEDGTVRAGMTRRPLAALPEGEVLIRVQWSSLNFKDGLAATGQPGVAKKYPHVPGIDAAGTVAESSHADFQAGQSVIVTGYDLGAGQWGGWSEYIRVPAEWVIPLPDGLTLESAMHYGTAGFTAAMSVQAIVDHGIEPAGGKIVVTGATGGVGCIAVMLLAQLGYQVIAVTGKESMHAQLKEFGATDVVGRDEILDDSSRPLLSARWAGAVDCVGGDMLTSILRATDLRGCVTCCGLVAGPKLNMTVFPFILRGAVLVGIDSGWYPRDLRLKLWEKLGGAWRLDKLADFTETVPLADIEPSVQKILRGEVAGRTLVSVE from the coding sequence ATGTCGACCGAACCATTTGCCTGTTATCTTGTGGAAAAAGACGAAGATGGCACCGTCCGTGCCGGGATGACGCGGCGGCCGTTGGCGGCTTTGCCGGAGGGGGAGGTGTTGATCCGTGTGCAGTGGTCCTCTTTGAATTTCAAAGATGGGCTGGCAGCGACGGGGCAGCCGGGGGTGGCGAAGAAATATCCGCACGTGCCGGGGATTGATGCGGCCGGGACGGTCGCCGAAAGCAGCCATGCCGATTTTCAGGCCGGACAATCGGTAATTGTCACCGGCTATGACCTGGGCGCCGGCCAATGGGGCGGCTGGTCGGAATACATTCGCGTGCCGGCCGAATGGGTGATTCCCTTGCCGGACGGACTCACGTTGGAGTCGGCAATGCACTACGGCACGGCGGGGTTCACCGCGGCGATGTCGGTACAAGCGATCGTGGATCACGGTATCGAACCGGCGGGCGGAAAGATTGTGGTCACCGGAGCGACCGGCGGCGTGGGCTGCATTGCTGTGATGCTGCTGGCCCAACTGGGCTATCAGGTCATCGCTGTGACCGGCAAAGAAAGCATGCACGCGCAGCTTAAGGAATTTGGTGCCACCGATGTCGTCGGTCGGGATGAGATCTTGGATGACAGTTCGCGGCCGCTGTTGTCCGCACGTTGGGCGGGGGCGGTCGATTGTGTCGGCGGCGACATGCTGACATCGATCCTGCGAGCGACCGACCTGCGCGGCTGCGTGACCTGTTGCGGTTTGGTGGCGGGGCCGAAATTGAACATGACCGTGTTTCCATTCATCCTCCGCGGAGCGGTGTTGGTGGGGATCGACTCGGGATGGTATCCGCGCGATTTGCGTTTGAAGTTGTGGGAAAAACTCGGCGGCGCATGGCGGTTGGACAAGCTAGCGGACTTCACCGAGACAGTGCCATTGGCCGACATCGAGCCTTCGGTGCAAAAGATCTTACGCGGCGAAGTCGCTGGACGAACGTTGGTGTCGGTGGAGTAA
- a CDS encoding sulfatase: MKPLALCLLALFALPVIAQAKPPNVVMIISDDQAWTDFGFMGHRDIKTPHLDRLARESAVFTRGYVPASLCRPSLATMITGLYPHQHKISGNDPPKGTDRQLMLKHIQSAPTLPRLLGEQGYRSHQSGKWWEGNYRLGGFTAGMTHGDPKHGGRHGDDGLKIGRQGMEPIFDFIRDSKDEPFFLWYAPFLPHSPHNPPERLLKKYEKPGRSIHVARYFAMCEWFDETCGELLDFLDKNNLADDTLVVFVTDNGWIQSTDSRRYAPKSKRSQYDGGIRTPIMLRWPGKIAPGENTTLASSIDLAPTILKACGIDPPASMPGIDLVSVATGHPTQRTAIHGEIFAHDIADIDSPRASLLYRWVIQGHWKLIVPADKSAGVELYDLDADPHETKNLAAEHADKVRELTANINDWWAAQ, translated from the coding sequence ATGAAACCACTCGCCCTGTGCTTGCTCGCCCTATTTGCATTACCGGTTATTGCCCAGGCTAAACCGCCCAATGTCGTGATGATCATCTCTGATGATCAGGCCTGGACCGATTTTGGATTCATGGGGCACCGGGACATCAAAACGCCCCATTTGGACCGACTGGCGCGCGAAAGTGCGGTCTTCACTCGGGGTTACGTCCCCGCCAGTTTATGCCGGCCTTCACTGGCGACAATGATCACCGGGCTGTATCCGCATCAACATAAAATCTCCGGCAACGATCCCCCCAAAGGGACCGATCGCCAATTGATGCTCAAGCATATTCAAAGCGCCCCCACATTGCCGCGACTGTTGGGAGAACAAGGCTACCGTAGCCACCAAAGCGGCAAGTGGTGGGAAGGCAATTACCGGCTGGGAGGTTTCACCGCCGGTATGACGCATGGCGACCCCAAACATGGTGGGCGACACGGCGATGATGGGCTAAAAATCGGCCGGCAGGGGATGGAGCCGATATTTGATTTCATTCGCGATTCGAAGGACGAACCATTTTTTCTCTGGTACGCCCCATTCCTGCCGCACAGCCCCCACAATCCTCCCGAGAGGCTGCTCAAGAAATACGAAAAACCGGGCCGCTCCATCCACGTGGCTCGTTATTTTGCCATGTGTGAATGGTTCGATGAAACTTGCGGAGAGCTGTTGGATTTTCTCGACAAGAACAATCTTGCCGACGACACGCTGGTCGTTTTCGTCACCGATAACGGTTGGATCCAGAGCACCGATTCACGGCGCTACGCTCCCAAAAGCAAACGCTCCCAGTACGATGGGGGAATTCGCACGCCGATCATGTTGCGTTGGCCGGGAAAAATCGCTCCCGGTGAAAATACGACCTTGGCCAGCAGCATTGACTTGGCGCCCACGATCCTCAAGGCGTGTGGCATCGATCCGCCGGCGTCTATGCCGGGAATTGATTTGGTCTCAGTCGCAACGGGTCATCCGACCCAAAGAACTGCGATTCACGGTGAAATCTTCGCTCACGACATCGCCGACATCGACAGCCCCCGCGCGAGTTTGCTATACCGTTGGGTCATTCAGGGGCATTGGAAATTGATCGTTCCCGCGGACAAGTCCGCTGGGGTGGAACTCTACGATCTAGATGCCGATCCGCATGAGACAAAAAATCTCGCGGCGGAACACGCTGACAAAGTTCGCGAACTGACTGCGAACATCAATGATTGGTGGGCGGCCCAATAA